A DNA window from Impatiens glandulifera chromosome 7, dImpGla2.1, whole genome shotgun sequence contains the following coding sequences:
- the LOC124910750 gene encoding ras-related protein RABB1c, with translation MSYAYLFKYIIIGDTGVGKSCLLLQFTDKRFQPVHDLTIGVEFGARMITIDNKPIKLQIWDTAGQESFRSITRSYYRGAAGALLVYDITRRETFNHLASWLEDARQHANANMTIMLIGNKCDLAHRRAVSTEEGEQFAKEHGLIFMEASAKTAQNVEEAFISTASTIYKKIQDGVFDVSNESYGIKVGYGGIPGSSVGRDGSTAQGGGCCS, from the exons ATGTCTTACGCTTACCTTTTCAAGTACATCATCATCGGCGATACAG GTGTAGGGAAATCATGTCTTCTTTTGCAATTCACTGATAAGAGGTTTCAGCCTGTGCATGATTTAACTATTGGTGTTGAATTTGGTGCAAGAATGATCACCATTGACAATAAGCCTATCAAACTTCAGATCTGGGACACG GCTGGTCAAGAATCATTCAGGTCCATTACGAGATCTTATTACAGGGGAGCTGCTGGTGCATTGCTTGTATATGACATCACCAG GAGGGAAACCTTCAATCACCTTGCCAGTTGGTTAGAGGATGCTAGGCAGCATGCTAATGCAAACATGACTATCATGCTCATCGGTAATAAATGTGACCTTGCACATCGAAGGGCTGTAAGCACTGAAGAAGGCGAGCAGTTCGCCAAAGAACATGGTTTAATATTCATGGAAGCATCTGCAAAAACTGCTCAGAATGTCGAAGAA GCATTTATAAGCACGGCATCTACAATTTACAAGAAGATACAGGATGGAGTCTTCGATGTCTCAAATGAG TCTTACGGGATAAAAGTTGGGTATGGTGGGATTCCAGGATCGTCGGTTGGTCGGGATGGCTCGACCGCACAAGGTGGTGGGTGCTGTAGTTGA